A genomic window from Salvia miltiorrhiza cultivar Shanhuang (shh) chromosome 5, IMPLAD_Smil_shh, whole genome shotgun sequence includes:
- the LOC131025567 gene encoding uncharacterized protein LOC131025567 produces the protein MLANDGAADQHNEYQGIAESTSLECLRRFCRVVIQLFGTTYLRRPTPANCQRLIAMHEEKHGFPGILGSFDCMHWAWKNCPTAWQGAYTRGDQGEPTIILEAVALQDLWIWKGSTGHVSSHYYKRYYLIDDIYPNWPVFGKSPTHPTNEKSKRFNVMQEAARKDIERAFGVLQAQWAIIKGPARLWSKAELSDIMFTCIILHNMIVQDEGEQATKWAEEGNDEASSSSVAARPRTGASVEFRAYVARQASMRDAKMHVSLGI, from the exons ATGCTAGCAAATGATGGGGCAGCTGACCAGCACAACGAGTATCAAGGGATTGCGGAGTCTACTTCGTTGGAGTGCTTGCGCCGATTCTGTCGAGTGGTCATCCAACTCTTTGGCACAACATACTTGAGGAGACCGACCCCTGCCAACTGCCAAAGGCTCATAGCAATGCACGAGGAGAAACACGGCTTCCCGGGAATACTAGGAAGTTTTGATTGCATGCACTGGGCATGGAAGAATTGTCCAACGGCATGGCAAGGAGCATATACTCGAGGTGATCAGGGGGAGCCGACAATAATCCTCGAAGCCGTCGCATTACAGGATCTATGGATCTG GAAGGGCTCCACCGGTCATGTTTCAAGTCACTATTATAAGAGGTACTACTTGATCGACGACATCTACCCCAATTGGCCTGTTTTCGGGAAGAGTCCCACACATCCGACAAACGAGAAGAGCAAGAGATTCAACGTGATGCAAGAAGCTGCTCGCAAGGATATCGAACGAGCTTTCGGCGTTCTTCAAGCTCAGTGGGCAATCATCAAAGGACCAGCGCGTCTTTGGAGCAAGGCGGAGTTGAGCGATATCATGTTCACATGCATCATTTTGCACAATATGATCGTCCAAGACGAAGGCGAGCAGGCTACAAAATGGGCAGAAGAGGGCAATGACGAAGCTTCGAGTAGCTCTGTCGCAGCTCGTCCTCGCACTGGTGCTTCGGTTGAGTTTCGTGCATATGTGGCACGACAAGCGTCTATGCGAGATGCGAAGATGCATGTCTCACTTGGGATTTGA
- the LOC130986369 gene encoding protein PLANT CADMIUM RESISTANCE 11-like, translating to MSASYRPPSAPPEPSREAEPATGAPPPRSASSLSHHAPVPWSTGLCDCCDDVSICCLTCCCPCVTFGRIAEIVDRGSTSCGMSGALYWMICCVSGCSCLHSCFYRSKLRGQYFLEEQPCTDCCVHCCCETCSLCQEYRELQNRGLDLSIGWHGNLERQKRKAAAADIAPPLQQGMNKPWTSDRISTL from the exons ATGAGTGCGTCGTATAGGCCGCCGTCAGCCCCGCCGGAGCCTTCGAGAGAGGCGGAGCCAGCCACCGGCGCTCCACCACCTCGCAGCGCTTCGAGTTTGAGCCATCACGCTCCTGTCCCGTGGTCGACTGGTCTCTGTGATTGTTGCGACGATGTTAGCATTT GTTGTCTAACATGCTGTTGCCCGTGCGTGACATTCGGTCGGATTGCAGAAATTGTGGACAGAGGGTCAACAT CGTGTGGAATGAGTGGAGCATTATACTGGATGATATGTTGCGTGAGTGGTTGCTCTTGTTTACACTCGTGTTTCTATCGATCAAAATTGAGGGGCCAATATTTTCTAGAAGAGCAACCTTGTACCGATTGCTGCGTGCATTGCTGTTGTGAAACATGTTCCTTGTGCCAAGAATATAGAGAACTCCAAAATCGAGGACTCGACTTATCTATAG GATGGCATGGAAATTTGGAGAGGCAGAAAcgaaaggcggcggcggcggatatTGCTCCACCACTTCAACAAGGCATGAATAAGCCTTGGACAAGCGATCGCATCTCTACACTCTAG
- the LOC130986354 gene encoding probable carboxylesterase 6, translated as MAAMTMDPNLSLQMRRKASQHQLQVVDEIEGLIKVYNDGHVERPDIVPNVGCSLAPDLGVTCRDTIVDKYTNIWARIYVPTAANKLPLLLYFHGGGFCVGAASWSCYHDYLAKLAAIAGCAVVSVNYRLAPEHPLPAAYDDGVKAAVWAKQQEFTGASEWWAGKCDFSRIFLAGDSAGANIAYNVGLRVKSLGVGIKGLVLIQPFFGGEARTRSEMCMAQPPRSALTLAASDAYWRMALPVGAGRDHPWCNAGSAAELRRAGAAVMVCVAEADILRDRNLEFCGGLAREGVRVEQVVSKGVGHAFQILNKSQLAQTRLQELLCHVKNFVGR; from the coding sequence ATGGCTGCGATGACAATGGACCCAAATCTGAGCCTCCAAATGAGAAGAAAAGCTTCGCAACACCAACTTCAAGTAGTCGACGAAATTGAGGGGCTCATTAAGGTATACAACGACGGCCACGTGGAGAGGCCCGACATCGTGCCAAATGTCGGCTGCTCATTGGCCCCAGACCTCGGGGTCACGTGCCGCGACACGATCGTCGACAAGTACACCAACATCTGGGCACGTATCTACGTCCCAACCGCTGCCAACAAACTGCCCTTGCTCCTCTACTTCCACGGCGGCGGATTCTGCGTCGGCGCCGCATCCTGGAGCTGCTACCACGACTACCTCGCCAAGCTCGCCGCCATAGCCGGCTGCGCCGTCGTCTCGGTCAACTACAGGCTTGCGCCGGAGCACCCCCTCCCCGCGGCCTACGACGATGGCGTCAAGGCCGCCGTCTGGGCCAAGCAGCAGGAGTTCACCGGCGCCAGCGAGTGGTGGGCCGGGAAATGCGACTTCTCCAGAATCTTCCTCGCCGGCGACAGCGCCGGCGCGAACATCGCGTATAATGTGGGGTTGAGAGTGAAATCACTGGGCGTCGGCATCAAGGGTTTGGTATTAATACAGCCGTTTTTCGGCGGCGAGGCGCGGACGCGGTCGGAGATGTGCATGGCGCAGCCACCACGGTCGGCGCTGACGCTGGCGGCGTCTGACGCGTACTGGAGGATGGCGCTGCCGGTGGGGGCCGGGCGCGACCACCCGTGGTGCAACGCGGGATCTGCGGCGGAGCTGCGGCGGGCGGGGGCGGCGGTGATGGTGTGCGTGGCGGAGGCGGACATATTGAGGGATCGGAATTTGGAGTTTTGCGGCGGTTTGGCGAGGGAAGGGGTGAGGGTGGAGCAAGTGGTGAGTAAAGGCGTTGGCCATGCATTTCAGATTCTGAATAAGTCGCAGTTGGCGCAAACGCGACTTCAAGAGTTGTTGTGTCATGTCAAGAATTTTGTGGGTAGATGA
- the LOC130986335 gene encoding serine/threonine-protein phosphatase 2A 65 kDa regulatory subunit A beta isoform → MSMVDEPLYPIAVLIDELKNEDIQLRLNSIRRLSTIARALGEERTRKELIPFLSENNDDDDEVLLAMAEELGVFIPYVGGEEHAHVLLPPLETLCTVEETCVRDKAVESLCRIGSQMRESDLVDSFIPLVKRLAAGEWFTARVSACGLFHIAYPSAPDMLKTELRSMYSQLCQDDMPMVRRAAATNLGKFAATVEAAHLKTDIMSMFEDLTQDDQDSVRLLAVEGCAALGKLLEPQDCVAHILPVIVNFSQDKSWRVRYMVANQLYELCEAVGPEPTRTDLVPAYVRLLRDNEAEVRIAAAGKVTKFCRILDPELAIQHILPCVKELSSDSSQHVRSALASVIMGMAPVLGKDATIEQLLPIFLSLLKDEFPDVRLNIISKLDQVNQVIGIDLLSQSLLPAIVELAEDRHWRVRLAIIEYIPLLASQLGVGFFDDKLGALCMQWLQDKVYSIRDAAANNLKRLAEEFGPEWAMQHIVPQVLDMVTNPHYLYRMTVLQAISLLAPVMGSDITCSKLLPVIVNATKDRVPNIKFNVAKVLQSMIPIVDQSVVEKTIRPSLVELSEDPDVDVRFFANQALQSIDHVMMSS, encoded by the exons ATGTCGATGGTGGATGAGCCACTGTATCCAATAGCAGTCCTGATAGATGAGTTAAAGAATGAAGACATTCAGTTACGGTTGAACTCCATACGTAGACTATCCACCATTGCACGCGCGCTTGGGGAGGAGAGGACTAGAAAGGAGTTGATTCCATTTTTGAGTGAGaacaatgatgatgatgatgaggtgCTGCTTGCTATGGCTGAAGAATTGGGTGTCTTCATTCCATATGTTGGAGGAGAGGAACATGCTCACGTGCTGCTCCCTCCTCTAGAAACACTTTGTACTGTGGAGGAGACCTGTGTGAGGGACAAAGCTGTAGAGTCCTTGTGTAGGATTGGATCACAAATGAGGGAGAGTGATTTGGTTGACTCGTTTATTCCTCTTGTGAAG AGACTGGCAGCAGGCGAGTGGTTCACAGCCCGTGTCTCTGCTTGTGGCTTATTTCATATTGCATATCCAAGTGCCCCAGATATGCTAAAGACAGAATTAAGGTCCATGTACAGCCAATTGTGTCAAGATGATATGCCTATGGTGAGAAGAGCGGCTGCAACAAATTTGGGAAAGTTTGCTGCCACGGTGGAAGCTGCTCATCTCAAGACTGATATAATGTCTATGTTTGAGGACCTTACACAGGATG ATCAAGATTCCGTTCGCTTACTAGCTGTTGAGGGCTGCGCTGCTCTTGGCAAGTTGTTGGAGCCTCAGGATTGTGTTGCCCATATTCTCCCTGTGATTGTCAACTTCTCACAG GATAAGTCTTGGCGTGTTCGTTACATGGTTGCCAATCAATTGTATGAGCTTTGTGAGGCCGTGGGGCCTGAACCTACTAG GACGGATTTAGTTCCTGCATATGTGCGCCTGCTTCGAGATAATGAAGCAGAAGTGCGAATTGCAGCTGCTGGAAAAGTTACAAAGTTCTGTAGGATTCTTGATCCGGAACTTGCTATCCAGCATATTCTTCCCTGCGTAAAG GAATTGTCATCAGATTCTTCGCAACACGTAAGGTCTGCTTTGGCATCTGTCATTATGGGAATGGCTCCTGTATTAGGAAAG GATGCAACAATCGAACAACTTCTTCCCATATTTCTCTCCCTCTTGAAAGACGAATTCCCTGATGTTCGCCTCAATATCATTAGCAAGTTGGATCAAGTCAATCAG GTTATAGGAATCGATCTACTCTCCCAATCTTTACTACCAGCTATTGTCGAGCTGGCAGAAGATAGACATTGGAGAGTCAGGCTTGCCATCATAGAATATATACCTCTGTTGGCTAGTCAGTTGGGTGTTGGATTTTTCGACGACAAGCTCGGTGCCCTTTGCATGCAGTGGCTGCAGGACAAG GTTTACTCAATTCGAGATGCTGCTGCTAATAATTTGAAGCGTTTGGCAGAGGAATTCGGTCCAGAATGGGCAATGCAGCATATAGTTCCTCAG GTGTTGGATATGGTGACCAACCCACACTATTTGTACCGTATGACCGTGCTTCAGGCAATCTCACTACTTGCTCCAGTCATGGGTTCCGACATAACATGCTCTAAATTATTGCCCGTCATTGTTAACGCGACCAAGGACAG GGTGCCCAACATCAAATTCAATGTGGCCAAGGTGTTGCAGTCGATGATCCCCATCGTTGATCAATCA GTGGTGGAGAAGACGATTCGTCCCAGTTTGGTCGAGCTCTCGGAGGACCCCGACGTCGATGTTCGTTTTTTCGCGAATCAAGCACTCCAGTCGATCGATCATGTGATGATGTCTAGCTAG
- the LOC130986337 gene encoding aluminum-activated malate transporter 9-like, translated as MSKDRLLFLGSTESIDEESSSCSCFTSARYRLMQHLRDSCDFANKALEMGRKDPRKVVYALKMGFALALVSLLIFWEMPIEDVSQYSIWAILTVIVMFEFSIGATFIKGFNRGLGTFFAGMLAFLFAGLSILAGPWEKIVIVISFFITGYCASYLRLYPTMAPYDYGYRVFVLTFCILMVAGNRNGGYVVAILTRLVLIALGAATCFIINICVYPIWSGDDLHRLVVNNFRELATSLEGCVNGYLKSVNYERTSSRFMAPASSDQIYLGYKSVIESESREKTLLGFAIWEPPHGRYRKFEYPWRTYVKASNAVRHCAYTVMALHGCIMSEIQAPPEKRRVFRGQLQQVSAEGARVLRELGSKIEKMEKLGAFKNILEQVHEAAEQLQKKIDQRSFLLVNSESWEVGSLRKDLEDLDDVPQQHLGLKSLSETAIYIQKPRMRLPADKDLQPKQNVRRLVPWPSSFCLEGGDGLMIGDDEVKTYESASALSLATFASLLIEFVARLQMVVDCFEELSEEADFRDPDIIVLTECGGDLWTRLVRSLRFKK; from the exons ATGAGCAAAGACAGATTGTTGTTTTTAGGCAGCACAGAAAGCATTGATGAGGAGAGCAGCAGCTGCTCGTGTTTCACCTCAGCGCGCTACAGATTGATGCAGCACTTGCGCGATTCTTGTGATTTCGCCAACAAGGCGTTGGAGATGGGGCGGAAAGATCCAAGAAAAGTGGTGTATGCTCTCAAGATGGGCTTTGCATTGGCCCTTGTTTCATTGCTGATATTCTGGGAAATGCCTATTGAAGATGTGTCCCAGTATTCGATCTGGGCTATCCTAACTGTGATTGTGATGTTCGAGTTCAGTATAG GGGCGACGTTCATCAAAGGATTCAACCGCGGATTAGGCACGTTTTTTGCTGGAATGCTTGCCTTCCTCTTTGCAGGGCTATCAATCTTAGCTGGACCATGGGAAAAAATTGTGATTGTTATAAGTTTCTTCATCACTG GCTATTGTGCATCGTACTTGAGGCTTTACCCAACAATGGCGCCATACGACTATGGATACCGCGTTTTTGTGCTGACGTTCTGCATCCTAATGGTGGCAGGGAACAGAAATGGGGGATATGTAGTGGCAATTCTGACTAGATTGGTGCTGATTGCTCTTGGTGCTGCCACTTGCTTCATCATCAACATCTGTGTCTACCCTATCTGGTCCGGAGACGATCTGCACCGCCTCGTGGTGAATAATTTCAGAGAGCTTGCTACATCTTTGGAAG GTTGTGTGAATGGCTACTTGAAGAGTGTTAACTATGAAAGAACAAGCAGTCGGTTCATGGCTCCAGCGTCGAGTGATCAGATCTACCTTGGCTACAAATCAGTCATAGAATCTGAAAGCAGAGAGAAAACCTTG TTAGGCTTTGCTATATGGGAGCCGCCTCACGGGCGCTACAGGAAGTTTGAGTATCCGTGGAGGACGTATGTGAAGGCAAGCAACGCGGTTAGGCACTGTGCTTACACCGTGATGGCACTCCATGGATGCATTATGTCTGAAATTCAGGCGCCACCAGAGAAACGGAGGGTGTTCCGAGGCCAGCTCCAGCAGGTGAGCGCAGAGGGAGCAAGGGTTCTACGTGAGTTGGGAAGCAAGATAGAGAAGATGGAGAAGCTAGGAGCATTCAAGAACATTCTAGAACAAGTGCACGAGGCAGCTGAGCAGCTGCAGAAGAAGATAGACCAGAGATCATTCCTCCTTGTGAACTCTGAGAGCTGGGAGGTTGGCAGCCTCAGGAAGGATCTAGAAGATCTTGATGATGTTCCACAACAACATCTTGGCCTAAAATCTTTGAGTGAGACTGCAATTTACATACAAAAGCCTCGAATGCGGCTGCCTGCAGACAAGGACTTGCAGCCTAAGCAGAATGTGAGGAGGCTTGTGCCATGGCCTTCCTCATTTTGTTTGGAAGGTGGTGATGGATTGATGATCGGAGACGATGAGGTGAAGACTTATGAGAGCGCGAGCGCCTTGTCACTTGCCACGTTTGCGTCGCTTCTGATTGAGTTTGTGGCGAGGCTGCAGATGGTGGTGGACTGCTTTGAGGAGCTGAGTGAGGAGGCAGATTTCAGAGATCCTGATATCATTGTTCTAACAGAATGTGGAGGAGACCTTTGGACAAGGCTAGTCAGGAGTTTGAGGTTCAAGAAGTGA